A region of Bacteroidales bacterium DNA encodes the following proteins:
- a CDS encoding peptide deformylase: MSNLHKILKLGNPKLHEVSESLTKDELPVALSKASEMHDLIIEYRKSYVAGRAIAAPQIGYQKRMIALYMDRPLILINPALYNHSTEMMELWDDCMSFPNLLVKVRRHKKCSIRYLDENWNEQTWDLEDDLSELLQHEYDHLDGILATQRAIDDKSFALASEIKVKA, from the coding sequence ATGAGCAACCTCCATAAAATCCTAAAACTTGGCAATCCCAAACTTCACGAAGTATCCGAAAGTTTGACGAAAGATGAGCTGCCTGTGGCCCTGAGCAAAGCTTCCGAAATGCACGACCTCATCATTGAATACCGGAAGTCCTACGTTGCCGGCCGTGCCATAGCTGCTCCCCAGATCGGATACCAAAAGCGGATGATTGCCCTGTATATGGATCGCCCCCTGATTCTGATCAATCCTGCATTATACAATCACAGCACGGAAATGATGGAGCTTTGGGATGACTGCATGAGCTTTCCCAATCTTCTGGTGAAAGTCAGAAGGCATAAAAAATGCAGCATAAGATATCTGGACGAAAACTGGAACGAGCAGACCTGGGACCTGGAAGACGATCTGTCTGAACTCCTGCAGCATGAATATGACCATCTTGACGGAATACTGGCCACCCAGAGGGCCATTGACGATAAATCGTTTGCCCTGGCTTCGGAGATAAAAGTTAAAGCCTGA